The proteins below are encoded in one region of Hordeum vulgare subsp. vulgare chromosome 3H, MorexV3_pseudomolecules_assembly, whole genome shotgun sequence:
- the LOC123440214 gene encoding 50S ribosomal protein L20-like isoform X1: MFILLEGSPVSYTMNKGKIFKLAKGFRGRAKNCIRIARERVEKALQYSYRDRRNKKRDMRSLWIERINAGTRLHGVNYGNFMHGLMKENIQLNRKVLSELSMHEPYSFKALVDVSRTAFPGNRPPAQKEGLAAIL; this comes from the exons ATGTTCAT ATTGTTGGAAGGGAGTCCTGTTAGCTACACAATGAACAAGGGGAAGATTTTCAAGTTGGCAAAGGGATTTAGAGGAAGGGCGAAAAATTGCATAAGGATAGCACGAGAGAGGGTTGAGAAAGCCTTGCAATATTCCTACAGGGATAGGCGTAACAAGAAGAGAGACATGCGGTCCCTATGGATTGAGCGCATCAATGCTGGTACACGACTGCATGGG GTGAACTATGGCAACTTCATGCATGGACTGATGAAGGAGAACATCCAACTGAACAGGAAGGTGCTCTCGGAGCTGTCAATGCATGAGCCGTACAGCTTCAAGGCACTTGTTGATGTATCTCGCACTGCATTTCCAGGGAACAGGCCACCTGCCCAAAAGGAAGGTCTAGCAGCTATTCTGTGA
- the LOC123440214 gene encoding 50S ribosomal protein L20-like isoform X2 codes for MNKGKIFKLAKGFRGRAKNCIRIARERVEKALQYSYRDRRNKKRDMRSLWIERINAGTRLHGVNYGNFMHGLMKENIQLNRKVLSELSMHEPYSFKALVDVSRTAFPGNRPPAQKEGLAAIL; via the exons ATGAACAAGGGGAAGATTTTCAAGTTGGCAAAGGGATTTAGAGGAAGGGCGAAAAATTGCATAAGGATAGCACGAGAGAGGGTTGAGAAAGCCTTGCAATATTCCTACAGGGATAGGCGTAACAAGAAGAGAGACATGCGGTCCCTATGGATTGAGCGCATCAATGCTGGTACACGACTGCATGGG GTGAACTATGGCAACTTCATGCATGGACTGATGAAGGAGAACATCCAACTGAACAGGAAGGTGCTCTCGGAGCTGTCAATGCATGAGCCGTACAGCTTCAAGGCACTTGTTGATGTATCTCGCACTGCATTTCCAGGGAACAGGCCACCTGCCCAAAAGGAAGGTCTAGCAGCTATTCTGTGA